ACAATCGGCAGCAGCGCTTGTCGCTTCGGCAATGCTTTTCTTTTCTTCATCCGTCAGTGCGGTGGGGACGATTTCGCTGTCGGGCCAGTTGGCATCTTTTATTTCGCATCCTTTGGCGTAGGCTACTTCAACCTGGTTGCCCAGATAATCCTTGATGCCGTCGTAAACCGTGATATTATCCAATCCCTGTGGACCGTAACGGCTGATCATATAGTTGGTTTCCTTTGCCAGCGGACCAGCGATAAGCACTTTCTTTGTCTGGTTCTTATCCAGCGGCAGCAGGTTATTTTCGTTCTTCAGCAGGACGAGAGACTGTTGCTGCATATCCAGTACGAAGTCGCGGTGTTTGTCTGCACCTACGATCTTGTCGGCTGCTTTCGGGTCTTTTACGTACGGGGAATCGAATAGTCCCAGTTCGAACTTGACACGTAATACGTCGGCTACCATACGGTCGACTGACTTCATGGATAATTTACCCTCCTTAACCAGCTTGCGTACCGGAAGGATATAATCTTTCGGGTGGGTGAAGTTGGTACGGACGTTCAATCCGGCTTCTACCACCTGACGTACGGCTTCCTCATACGAATCGGCCACGTGATGCTTGGTCTGTACAAATTCTACCGCCTCACTGTCACTTACCACGTATCCTCTGAAACCATATTCCTGACGTAATAATTCTGTAAGGAAGTAATGGCTGGCTGTTACAGGTACGCCGTCCCAGTCGTTATAGCTGCTCATGACGCCTTTGGGGTGTGCTTCCTGGATTACTTTCTTGAACGGATAGAGATGTATTTCATGTAGTTCGCGGGGAGCCACATGCGGGTCGGTACGGACAGCCGCGTCGCGTCCGCCTTTCGGGATGCTGTAAACGGCAAAGTGCTTCAAGGTAGAAGCGACACCGTTCTGCTGGATACCTTTGACCATCTGTGTGCCCAGTTCACCAACCAGATAAGGATCTTCTCCGTACGTTTCCAGTACGCGTCCCCAGCGAGGATCGCGGGCTACGTCGAGGATAGGGGCATACACGTTGTTGTAGCCTAACGCTTTTGCCTCTTTACCGGCTATGTCTCCCGCCTGATGAACCAGGTCTCGGTTCCAGGTGCTACCGATGCTGATAGGAGCGGGCAGGGGAGTCGCTTTGGTATGATTCAACCCGTGGATACCTTCGTTGGAGAAGTCGACAGGAATACCCAGGCGGGTTTCTTCAATGAACCAGCGTTGCGTCTTGTTGATCGCTTCGGCGTGGTTGCTGAACGGATAGATCATCTCCGGTGTCCTGCGGCGGGCACTTCCTACGCCATTCAACTGTTCGTCGATATTGGCAATACCGTCTTTCCAGATTTCATTCTTCCATCCTTCGGTAGGGAGAGAATCTTTCAGGACACGTCCGAAACCGTAGAGCGTAGCCATTTGGCAGCTCTTTTCTTCCAGCGTCATTTGGTTGAGCAGATCTTGTACGCGTGCTTCGACAGGAGCTTCCGGATCTTCATAGACGTCTTTCACGCCGTTTTTGTTGAGATCTATCCACCCTTTTTTGTAGATCGAGTCTTTGGCTTGTATAGCTCCGGTTCCCAGGCAGGCGGCAGCTAATAACAAATACTTAAAATTCATGCTTTTCTTCGGGTATTTATTCTGTTTGTTATTGAATATATCCATAATATAAAACCGTATGGCCGGTAATCATTAGCGCAAAGGTAACAATTATCAACCATACGGTCAATGCTTAAAGTTCAGGGAGTGAGACTTATTTTACATCCCACCACAAACGAGCACCAATCTTATTGTATTCCGATTGTGCGTTGTAGTTTTCCGTGTTCATGGATGCTTCTTTTGAAGGATATAAAAAGCGTACCGGGGCATTCTCTTTGTTCAATAGAACACCGTTTTCACGGTCGTCATCGAAAACAGGCAAATCCGTACGACGGTATTCAGCCCAGTTTTCGTAGATCTGCAGGAAGCCGAGGTGCAGCCATTTCTGGGTTGCGATCTGTTCCAAAGCCTTTGCCGGGTTGAATTTGAATGTTGAAGTCGCCAGCCAGCTACCCAAAGTACCGTCGGATACGTCTCTGTTGGCAATGTCCATATCTTTACCCTTTTCCGCATCGCTGTTCTTATAATATTCGTAGTAGTTCTGAATAGATAAGATAACCCCTTTGTTATAGAACTCTTCAGCGTTTCCGCTGAATAAACCGCGTTGTGCAGCTTCTGCCAGGCAGAAATAAACTTCGGCAGCCGTCATGCCGATACCTACCGGCAACTGATAGTTCTTACGGAAAGTAACCGTATTCAGACATCCGTAGATCTTGAAAAGCTCTGTTCCGTTCGGACCGTTCACCAAAGCGATGGCTTTATCTGCCGACGAAGGATAACCGATGATCTCTTTGCTGTCTTCATAAACATCCCCTTCGTCATCCGTTGCCGGCTGATAGAATACTACCAAACGTGGGTCGGTGGCTTCTTTCAATAAGTTGACGGTAAATTCCGGTGGATACATGTAATAGCTGTGAGCTTTCGAATGACTCTCTCTCATGGCGCGCCAGATACCGTCAGGTGCAGTACTCTGGTTGTCAACCATGATATAAGTATTATCAGCGTTTTTGGTGATCAGCTGATCCAGTGAAAGCTCTGCCAATACCTGTTTCGCTTTATCAGGATCGACATTTGAAATACGCATGGCGTAGCGCAGGCGCAGTGAGTTGGCAAACTTGTACCAGCCGTCGCAGTTACCCTTGTAGATAATATCCTGCTGCTTGAACGTATTGCTGGTAGTAGCTGTCTTGAAATAAGCAGCTGCAGATTTCAGATCTTCCAGGATAGAATAGTAAATATCTTTCTGAGTATCGTATTTCGGTTTGAAGATTACGCTTCCGCCATAGACTACATTACGTGCAGTGAAAGCTTCCGTGTAAGGCATATTTCCGAAAAAGTCGGTGGCGATAGCCGTGTTGTATGCTTTCAGAACCTTACCGGCTTCGACAAAAATCTGATATTTAGCTTGTTCATCCGGTGACAGAGTAGCATACATTTTATCTATCTCGGTCAGAGTGCTCATACGTGTTACATAATAATTTTCCCAACGTGCCTTATCGTCCTGGATATTCTGGTACAGGTTGACACGGTCTTTTCCTGCCTGGCGAGCAGTTGTCTGGATATAGTTTCCGATCAGGCGAAAGTTATAATTCCAGGTATCGGCGTAATCGATTTCGATCGTTTTTAATGCACCTTTGGTAAAAAGGTATTCGATCTCTGCCGTGGTAAATCCATCCGGATTATCATGCTTGTCATCCAGTTTGCTTTCACAGGAAGAGAAGGCTACGGCAGTACCTAAAAGCAGGCTATATATTAAATGTTTCATAAAAGTTTACTGTTTTTATTATGAATAAGTTACTTGGTTTAGAAACTGGTGTTGATAGCAAAACCGAAGCTTCTGGCTGACGGGTAAGAAGTGTATTCCACATACGGGTTCGTACCGCCTGTACCTAATGTTGCTTCCGGATTCACGTTAGGAACATTCTTGTAAATGAAGAACAGGTTGCTACCGATCAATGAAACATTCAGGTTCTGCAGACCGATCTTAGAAACGATATTGTTCGGAACGCGGTACGATAATTTCATTTCACGCAGTTTGATATAGGTGTTGTCATATAGGTTGTCTTCAGAACCGTTACGGTTGTAGCGTGAGTTGTAATAGTCGGCTGCCGATACGATGATATCGTTCTTTTCTCCTTTCTCGTTTACACCGTCAACAATGATACCGTCGTGGCGTACACGTCCGTCGAGGGCATTTGCCGGAGCTGAAGCACTGTGACTGTCCAGGCGTATCTTTTGATTTGTGTTCTTATCAATGTAATAAGCCAGACCGCCGTATTCTTCATCACGTCCCCATAAGGATTCCTTACCTGCTCCCGATGCTTTCAGGAAATTATTGGTGAATGAAAGCAGTTTACCGCCGAATGAACCGTCGATATGTACGCTTAAAGAAAAGTCTCTGTAACGGAATGTATTCGTGAAACCTGCCGTAAACTTCGGGGCTGCACTGCCTGCATAAGTAAATTCAGATTCCTGCTGATAGTTTCCGTTCTTATCCACAACGATTCTTCCCTGGTCATCGCGTATCCATTTACGGATAAATACACTCGGTGTAGCATATCCCGGAACAGCTTTGAAGATAGCGGCACTCCACGGGTTGCTGATCTGGCGGTCTTCCATGCCGTCGATCAATGAAAGCAGTTCATTATGCGTAT
This is a stretch of genomic DNA from Parabacteroides chongii. It encodes these proteins:
- a CDS encoding glycoside hydrolase family 3 N-terminal domain-containing protein, which produces MNFKYLLLAAACLGTGAIQAKDSIYKKGWIDLNKNGVKDVYEDPEAPVEARVQDLLNQMTLEEKSCQMATLYGFGRVLKDSLPTEGWKNEIWKDGIANIDEQLNGVGSARRRTPEMIYPFSNHAEAINKTQRWFIEETRLGIPVDFSNEGIHGLNHTKATPLPAPISIGSTWNRDLVHQAGDIAGKEAKALGYNNVYAPILDVARDPRWGRVLETYGEDPYLVGELGTQMVKGIQQNGVASTLKHFAVYSIPKGGRDAAVRTDPHVAPRELHEIHLYPFKKVIQEAHPKGVMSSYNDWDGVPVTASHYFLTELLRQEYGFRGYVVSDSEAVEFVQTKHHVADSYEEAVRQVVEAGLNVRTNFTHPKDYILPVRKLVKEGKLSMKSVDRMVADVLRVKFELGLFDSPYVKDPKAADKIVGADKHRDFVLDMQQQSLVLLKNENNLLPLDKNQTKKVLIAGPLAKETNYMISRYGPQGLDNITVYDGIKDYLGNQVEVAYAKGCEIKDANWPDSEIVPTALTDEEKKSIAEATSAAADCDVIIAVLGEDESCTGESKSRTGLDLPGRQQQLLEALHATGKPVVLVLINGQPLTINWADRNIPSILEAWFPGQLGGEAIARTLFGDYNPGGRLSVTFPKSIGQIEFNFPFKPGSQDGQYFAGPNGSGNTRVNGALYPFGHGLSYTTFAYSKLSVKQETPYSQSPVTVTVDVTNTGKRTGDEVVQLYIRDKVSSVIAYESVLRGFERISLQPGETKTVTFVLLPEDLQILDRHMEWTVEPGEFEVRIGTSSTDIKLKDTFVVK
- a CDS encoding SusD/RagB family nutrient-binding outer membrane lipoprotein; amino-acid sequence: MKHLIYSLLLGTAVAFSSCESKLDDKHDNPDGFTTAEIEYLFTKGALKTIEIDYADTWNYNFRLIGNYIQTTARQAGKDRVNLYQNIQDDKARWENYYVTRMSTLTEIDKMYATLSPDEQAKYQIFVEAGKVLKAYNTAIATDFFGNMPYTEAFTARNVVYGGSVIFKPKYDTQKDIYYSILEDLKSAAAYFKTATTSNTFKQQDIIYKGNCDGWYKFANSLRLRYAMRISNVDPDKAKQVLAELSLDQLITKNADNTYIMVDNQSTAPDGIWRAMRESHSKAHSYYMYPPEFTVNLLKEATDPRLVVFYQPATDDEGDVYEDSKEIIGYPSSADKAIALVNGPNGTELFKIYGCLNTVTFRKNYQLPVGIGMTAAEVYFCLAEAAQRGLFSGNAEEFYNKGVILSIQNYYEYYKNSDAEKGKDMDIANRDVSDGTLGSWLATSTFKFNPAKALEQIATQKWLHLGFLQIYENWAEYRRTDLPVFDDDRENGVLLNKENAPVRFLYPSKEASMNTENYNAQSEYNKIGARLWWDVK